GAATTTCAAGCCTAAACCCCGACGAAATCGAGAACATCAGCGTACTGAAAGGGGCAACGGCAGCGGCACTTTATGGCTCACGTGCTTCCAACGGGGCTATTTTGGTCACTACCAAAGGCGGTAAGGCCGGTAAAGGTATCGGGGTGGAAGTAAACAGTAACTTCGTGGGAGAAGATTTGCTGATCAGAAAGTTTGAAAACTATCAGTATGTATACGGTGCCGGTAACAATGGAGTGAAGCCAACGACCGTACAGGAAGCCTTAACTTCCAACAGCTGGGGCGGTAAATTGGATGGCACAAGTGTGATTCAGTTTGACGGCAAATCACGCCCCTACTCGGCGGTAAAAGACAACATGACTAACTTTTACCAAACGGGAAGTACATTTACCAATTCGGTAGCTCTGACGGGCGCAACGGAAAGTGTTACCTACCGTTTTTCCATGAATGACCTCAACAACAAGAGCGTAATTCCGGGAGCGGGCCTGAAGAGAAATAACTTTGCCCTGAACGTAAACGGAAACCTCGGCAAAAGACTCTCGTTTGTTTCCAATGTAAAATACGTCATTGAAAAAGCGACAAACCGTCCGCGATTGTCTGACTCTCCGGGCAGTGCCACCTACGCCATCAATGCCATGCCGACTTCGTTGAGTGTGGCGGCGTTGAAGGAAAGCCAGGTGACGGATCAAAATTATGAATTGACGTGGTCAGATAACATTTACATCCAAAACCCCTACTATGCGGCGGCCGAATGGAAAAACTCAGACAAGAAAAACCGTATCATCGGTGCGTTTGAGCCTCGTTTCAACATTACCGATTGGCTGTACGTAAAAGGTCGTTTAGGATTTGATAATTTCAACTATCGTTATCAGGACATCACTCCCTACGGAACTCCGTTCTCAACGCGCGGAAATTACAACGTGAGCAACCGTAACTTTACCGAGACCAATGCGGATTTAATGTTGGGTTTTGATAAAAAAATAACGGAGAAAATCGGGGTTAATGTGCTTGTCGGCGGTAACCAAATGCGTCAGACCTACCTGAACTCAAATTACGGCAGCGGTGCACTGAACATCCCTTTCTTTTATGATATTTCAAACGGTGATCCTTCCGGACGCGGCATTGGTGAGCAATTGGTTCGTAAGCGTATCAATTCAGTCTACGGTTCGGCTGAATTTTCTTACAACAGCTATTTGTACGTGACGGCAACGGCCCGTAACGATTGGTTCTCCACACTGGCACCGGGCAACAACAGTATTTTGTACCCATCGGTAGGGGCAAGTTTTGTATTGTCTGAAGCCGTTAAATTGCCGTCGGTGATCAATTACCTCAAATTACGTTCTTCATGGGCACAGGCAGGGGGAGATACCGATCCTTATAACTTATCGTTGTATTACGGACTTTCGGGCGCTCACTTAGGTGCTCCATTGGCCCAAATCAACGGGGGGCAAGTACCGAATGCGGCACTTCAGCCACTTACTTCTACCACGTTTGAAGCAGGATTTGATACGCGTCTTTTCAATAACCGAGTAGGTATTGACTTTGCGTATTATACCCGCAAAACCACCAACGATATTGTAGGTGCCACCATTTCTGCCACTTCCGGCTACAGTAATGCTTTATTTAACGTAGGGGAAATCGAAAATAAAGGAGTTGAGTTACTGATAAACTATAAAGCGGTAAGCGGCAAAGACTTTAGCTGGGATGCTTCTTTCAACATGGGGTATAACAACAATAAGGTCGTAACATTGTACAAAGATCTGTCTACGATTCGGGTAGATGAAAACCGTACCAGAACAGCGTATATCAACCACGTGGTGGGCTTGCCGTATAGTCAGGTACAGGGCTTTGACTTCAAAAGAGATGCTGCCGGTAATGTGGTACATGATGCACAGGGCTTCCCGATCCAGGGAGCGCTTAAAAACTTCGGAACGGGGGTAGCTCCTTTGACGCTCGGCTTCAATAACTCTTTCCGTTATAAAGGAGTAGGAGTAAGTTTCCTGATTGACGGTAAATTTGGCGGATATATTTTCTCCGGAACCAACTCGTATGCCTACCGCAGAGGCTTGACCGTTGAAACGCTGGAAGGCCGTGAAGGCGGACTGGTTGGAAAAGGGGTCAATGAAAAAGGAGAGCCAAATTCAGTGAAAGTATCAGCTCAGGATTATGCCTCTCGGGTGGCCAACAACATCGCTACGCCTTTTGTGTATAGCTCAGACTTCCTCAAACTTCGTCAAATCATCATTGATTACAGCATTCCTTCAAAAGTCCTGGGACGTTCTCCGTTTAAGAGTGCTTCGGTTTCCATTGTAGGACGCAACCTGTTGATTCTGATGAAAGATACTCCTAACATCGACCCTGAATCAACGTACAACAACTCAAACGCTCAGGGGCTTGAATTGGCGGGTGTTCCGGTTACCAGAACGCTGGGGTTGAACGTTAACTTGAAATTCTAAGGGAGAAGAATGCTCTGAAGTACCTTTTTTGAACCATTAAAAGACATTTAGCAATGATACGTAAATTAATCATTCTATGGGCCCTTGTATTTTCGCTGGGTTCATGTACCAAAGACTTTGAGACCATCAACGTCAATCCTAACGCACCGTCGGCAGTACCTCTTGATTATCTTTTGGCGCAATCGACCCTGTTTATTACAGGAGAAGGCGGCGACCCTGGCTATCGCTCATGGCGGACCAACTTCATCTATGCGGCCATGATGATGCAGCACATGTCGTCGGTAGAAGTGGGATTCTACCGCGGAACAGTGTACACGTTTCAGGGGGATTTGAGCGCGGCCTGGTTTGAAAGAGCATATCCCAACTCCATCAAAAACCTGGTCAATCTGATCGAATTGGCTAAAAAAGACCCTAAGCAGGTAAACATTCTTTCCATGGCGCGTATCCTGCGGGTGATCGAAATGGGGGTTTTGACCGATGTGTATGGTGATGTGCCGTATTCGGAAGCCGGTTATGGTGCGCTTACGGGGGTGTTTTCGCCGAAATACGACGCTCAAAAAGACATCTATGCTGATATGTTGAAAGAATTGGAAGAAGCCGGAAATGCCTTGAGTGCTTCTGCTTATATTCCTAAAACAGCCGATTTGGTTTATGGCGGTGATGTTAACAAGTGGAAACGTGCGGCTAACTCTCTCATGCTGCGTTTTGCCATGCGTATGCAGAAAGTCGACGCTGCCGGCGCACAGGCGTGGGCAAAGAAAGCGGCTGATCGTGGCTTGATGACAGGCATAGAGGATAGCTTCGGTGTGAAGTTTGCCAATACAGGTGCCGGTAATAACTCCAACCCAAATTCATGGAATATGTTTCCGGGAGGTCGCGGTATCGTAACGGCCGACAATATTCAGTGGGGAAGAACGTATATTGAAGCCATGAAAGCCCGAAAAGACCCTCGATTGGGTGTGATTTCGGCGTTGAAATCAGGAGATAAAACGCCTGAAAAACAAATCGGCCTTCCGATCGGTACCGATGCCACAATGCTGGCCGCTCTGCCTGCCCCATTGAATGCCCGCGCCAATTACTCACGTCCTGCCCCTAATATGTACGCTTTGGATAATACGCAGTTTGTCATGACGTATACTGAATCAGAATTGCTGGAAGCAGAAGCGATTGAGCGTGGTTGGATCACAGGAACGGCTAAAACATCCTATGATAACGCCTTAAGAGCGGGTATCAGGCAAATCAACTCCTATGGCGGTTCTTTGACCGATGCAGATGCGGCGGCTTATTTGGCGGCCAACCCCTACCCTGTAGCAGGTACATTGGAGGCTAAAATGGAAGCGATTCATACAGAGTTCTGGATGTCTACGGGTTCTTTGCTGCAACACATTGAAGCTTGGGCCAACTGGCGCAGAACAGGTTATCCTAAATTGACGCCTGTTAACTATCCCGGCAACGAAACCAACGGACAGATCCCGCGTCGCCTGCGTTATTCACAGGGCGAATACGGTGTAAACCCGGGGATTGATGCGGCCAATGCCCGTCAGGGAGCGGATTTGTTTACCACTCGTATATGGTGGGATAAATAAGCATACATACCCTAATACCATCTAAATCAGAAAAGGACATTTCTACGTGAGGTGTCCTTTTTTTATCGTATTTTTAGTGCTTTTAATGAAGCTTATCAATGAAACCATTCCCCCTTTTCATTTTCATTTTCGTTTTTTATTCCTGCTCTCCCTCGGATTCTGTATTTGAAAAATTAGATTCGAGTGATACAAACATTACGTTCGTTAACAAAATTGAGGAAACGGAAAAAGATAACGTGCTCAATTACGAATACTTCTACAACGGCGGCGGAGTGGCGGCCGCTGATTTTAACAACGACGGTTTGACAGATCTGTATTTCACGGCCAATCAGGGCGAAGATAAATTGTACCTTAACAAAGGGAATCTCACCTTTGAAGATGTTACGGAAACGGCAGGTATTTCGTGGAACGGTGAATGGAAAACGGGGGTGACTGTCGTAGACATAAACAGGGATGGATGGCAGGATATTTACGTGTCAGTGTCGGGGAATATTGACCGCCCCGAACTCCGCCGCAATAAATTGTACATCAACAATGGCGCGCTTGCCTCGGAGGGGAAGGGTGGCGTCAGATTTACCGAAAAAGCGGCTGAATATGGCTTGGATTTAAACACATATACAACTCAAACGGCTTTTTTTGATTATGACAACGACGGTGATTTAGATGCGTATGTACTGAATCACAACGTCAAAGATTTCAAACGGTTTGATGTAGGTGCCGTTCATTTCATGCGCGATTCCCTGGCCGGGCATCGACTGATGCGAAATGACAACGGCAAGTTTTCGGACGTAAGTATTCAGGCGGGCATCAAAGGAAACCCCATCGGTTTTGGCTTAGGCATTTCTACCGCTGATGTAAACGGCGACGGCTTTATGGATATTTACGTTTCCAACGACTACATTGAAAACGATTACCTCTACATCAATAACGGCGACGGTACGTTTACGGATCAAATCGCCGAAGCAACCAACCACGTCAGTTATTTTTCGATGGGCAATGACATTGGCGATGTCAACAACGATCTGCTGCCCGATATCATCACCATGGATATGCTGCCCGAAGATAATAAACGCCAAAAATTACTCTTCGGCCCCGACAAATACGAAGCGTATCTGTCCATGCTGCGCAATGGGCTGCATAATCAGACCATGAGGAATATGCTGCAATTGAACATCGGTTCGGCCCGCAGCCGGGAGAAAATAACTCATTTTTCCGAAATCGGTCAGCTCGCCGGCATTTCAAATACCGATTGGTCTTGGTCGGCGTTGCTGGCGGATTATGACAATGATGGTTTTCAGGATTTGTTTATCACCAATGGCTATCTGCGCGATTATACCAACAACGATTTTATCAAATACTACGCTGAAATTGGGGAGAACAACAACCAAAGTGTATTGGAGGTCATCAAAAAAATGCCTTCTACCAAAACGCCCAATTACATTTTCAGAAATAATCAAAACCTGACATTTTCCAACAAACAAACTGAATGGGGATTTGACACGCCCGTGATTTCAAACGGGGCTGTGTATGCCGATTTGGATAATGACGGAGACTTGGAAATTGTCACGAACAACATCAATGAGCCCGCTTATGTCTATAAGAATTTAAGCAGTGAAGCGGGAAAAACCAATTACCTGAACATTCAGCTTCCTTCCTCAAAATCCATAACGGGAACAAAAATTTACGCTTACAGCGGAGAATTGCAGCAATATCGAGCGTTTACGCCCACGCACGGGTACGAAAGCAGCATGTTGACGCCCGTGCATTTTGGCTTGGGAACGCACAAAACGGTGGACAGCTTGGTAGTCATTTGGCCCGATGGCAAAGCGCAAAAAGTAACAAATGTAGCCTCAAATCAACTTCTGAAACTCTCGTATTCGCCTAATGCCACTTGGAGCAGTCCAACGGCAAAACCTTTGTTTGAAGAAACAAACAGCCTCGTTTTTGAACATAAACAAATGCCGGTCAATGATTTCAGTCGTCAGTTGTTATTGCCTCACATGTATTCGTACCAAGGCCCGCGGATGGCGAAAGGGGATGTCAATAAAGACGGATTGGAAGATGTCTATATTGGCGGGGGGAAAGGACAGCCGGGAGAATTGTTTTTGCAACAAAAAGGGGAAAACGGTTCGTCGAGGTTTGTTCTGAAAGAACAGGCGGCTTTTAAACAGGATGAATTATGCACGGATACCGACGCCGTATTTTTTGACGTGGACAAAGACGGAGATTTGGATTTGTACGTCACAAGTGGTGGCTATGAGTACCTTCCCAATGATTTGATGCTGCAAAATCGCCTGTATCTGAATGATGGAAAAGGCAATTTTACCAAAGATGTTGAACGATTAGTGCCCGAAAATTTTGCGGACAGTAATGTAGAACTCATTGATTTTGACCGTGATGGAGACATGGATTTGTTTGTGTGCGGCTCTGCCGTCCCGCAGGAATACCCGCGTTTTAATCCAAGCCGTTTGTATCGCAACGACGGTGGAAAGTTTACAAAAGTAGTTAATCCGGAGTTTGAGAATTTAGGTGTTTTGACCGATGCCTGCGTGTTGGATTTTGACAAAGACGGCTATGACGATATTGTGGCGGTAGGGGAGTGGACGTCCCTTATTCGATTGAAAAATGACAAAGGCGTTTTCAAAAAAGTGAGCGATGCGTTGGACAAAACCACGGGTTTTTGGCAAAGCATTATGGCCGCTGATTTTGACAACGATGGCGATAAAGATTTGATGGTCGGCAACTATGGATTGAACACGCAATGGAAAGCTTCTCCTGAATTGCCGATGAGTTTAAACACCGATGATTTTGACGGAAACGGCCGTCTCGACCCTATTCTTTCATACTTTATTCAGGGGAAAAGTTACCCGGCGTACAGCAAAGATGAACTTTCGGACCAATTGGTACCGCTGAAAAAAGCCTACACGAGCCACGAAAGTTATGCTTCGGCTACGACGGAGGAGGTGTTAGCGATTTTCAAAGATAAAAAGCCTCAAAAACAGGAAATCAATATGCTTGCGACGACCTATTTTGTCAACAATAACGGCACGATTGAACCGAAGAACTTACCGATTGAAGCGCAATTTGCACCGGTGTACGCCATTCTCTCTGAAGACCTGAACGGGGATGGTTTTAAAGATGTACTACTGGCCGGCAACCAAACGCGCGGCCGGGTCAGAATGGGAAATATAGATGCCAACTACGGGCAAGTCTTCCTGAACGACAAAAAAGGAGGATTCAAGTATCTTCCGCAAAGTCAATCGGGGTTGTACATAAAGGGAGAAGTGAGAGGGATGTTGATGGTTGGTAATCAGTTGATTGTGAGTAAAAACAGCGCTAAAGCAATGGTGTACCGGAAGAAATAGAAGGTTCTTTGGGTTTGATGGGGTTTACTCCTTTGAGTTTCCATTTCTGATAATCCATGGGAGTCATTTTCTGAATCTTCTTAAACTGTTGATTGAAATACGATTGGTTATTAAAGCCCGATTCAAAAAACGCATCGGTCACGCTTTGACCGTTGCGCAGCACTTTGCAGGCGTGAGAAACACGCACTTCGTTCAGGAACCGGGTAAAGTGTTTTAACGTTCGGCTCTTGAAATAGCGGCAAAACGACGACTCCGTCATATTCGCAATTTTGGCTACATCGGCAATGGTAATGGTATCCGCAAAATGTTTGTAGACATATTCATTGACCCGCACCATTCGGTCTTCGTCTTGGGTGTGGTCGTAGAAATAATCTTTGGGTGTTAAGTAATCAAATTCCGCAGTTTCTGCCAGTTCGGCCAACACCTCCAACAGCGAGATCAATTTACGGGTATCGTTGAGGTATTGCATTTTATGCAGGGAGTCACTCACTTTTTCAACGCTGCTTTTGTGGAATTTCAGCCCTCTTTTTGCCTTTGATAGCAGCGTTTGGATGGGTTTCAGTTCCGGTTTTTGAATAAAATCGTTTCCCAAAAAAGTGTCGGTAAATTGTACAATCAGCCCAAAAGGAGCTATTTCGGGGTGCAGCCGAACAAATTCTTTACTTTCCTGCAAAACGTGGGGAAAATTAGCTCCCAACAGCACTAAATCTCCTTCTTCAAATTCCTGAAAACTCTCTCCGATGACGGCGCTCGTTCGCCCTTCCATAAAATAAATCAACTCTATTTCGGGATGGTAGTGCCAACGGGTATGCAACCCAAAAGGTTCTAATTTAAACACAAATGAACGATTGGCTTGGGATTGAATGAGGCGATAGGAAGGTTCCATATAACACAAATAGTACAGATTAGGTGCAAGATAAACGGTTTTATGTATAAATACCACTGCTATTTGATAAAATACGATAGGACTAATTCACTTTTGCTTCCGAATTTTGTACATAAGATAAGTACTACTATTTATTGAATAAATGATGCAATTGGGAATTGGCAGTTATACATTTACCTGGGCCGTAGGAGTGGCGGGATTTATGCCGGACCGGCCGCTTTCTATTGACCAATTACTTGATAATGCGCACCGCTTAGGAGTAAAAAGGGTACAATTCTGCGATAATTTACCGCTTCTGCATACCGATTTCAAAACCGATAGGGTCATTGAAGTAGGAACGCGCGGACTGACCGTGACCAACTTATTAAATTACCTTGAAGTCTGTAAACGATTTCATTCACCTTTTTTACGGGTGGTCATTGATGAAGCGGATTACCATCCTTCCGAGCAGGAAGTGATTGCGGTTATTCAATCGGTGATTGAGGATTTCAAACAGGCCAATGTCATTTTGGCCATTGAAAACCACGACCGCTTTACGGTGGCTTCTTTGGTACGAATTATACAGCAAACAGACCCGCAATGGGTAGGGATTTGCTTAGATACCGCCAATTCTCTTGGGGCCGGTGAAGGCATTGAAGAAGTGGTAAAAGGATTGGCACCTTATACCGTGAATTTGCACGTGAAAGATTTTACCATCCAACGGGCTTGGCACAACATGGGGTTTGTGGTGGAAGGGTGTCCGGCAGGAAAAGGAATGTTGAATGTGCCGTGGGTTTTGGAACAATTGCGCCCCTATCAGCGCTGTCTTTCGGCAACGCTGGAAATTTGGAGCAACCCCGAAACGACGATTGAAGCCACCGTTGAAAAAGAAGCAGCTTGGGCAAAGGAGAGCATTTCGTATTTGAAACCCCTTTTCTGATGGGTATATGAAGAAATTATCGTTGGTCTTTTGGTTGATTTTGTATCGGCAGGTAAACGCTCAAATGGCAGAAACACTTCAAAAAAGCCGTTTCTTGATAACGTCAGTACGGACAGGCGATACCGATATATTTTCGGTTAATCCCGTGACGGGTGATGCCGTTAACCTAACAAAGTCACCCAAATCGGAAGAACGTTACCCCGCATGGAGCCCTGACGGCCGAAAAATTATTTTTACTTCCAACCGGGCGGATGGAAAGACATACCACTATTTCATCGCCAATGCCGATGGCTCTAATGTACGTCAGCTGACGCATTTGGCACCGGGTACGGTGGCTTATTGGGCGAGTTGGACGGCCGATGGCACCTATATTTATTTTAATGAAGGCAACAGCAGTCAGATATACCGGGTACGACCTGACGGAAGCGACCTGAAAGCCGCCGCAGAAGGTCGGGATGCAAACATATCTCCTGACGGTAAAAAGTTGGTGTATACCCAAAAAGGAACAAAAGCCTGGGGTGTTTGGGTGATGAACGCGGATGGCACCAATCGCCGTCAAATTGTAACCAACGAAAGTGAGATCGGTGGAATCGCTCCGGTTTGGTCCGCCGATGGTAAAAAAATTGCGTATTCCATGCAAGTGGGAGACTATGCCGAGCTGTTTGTCTGTAATGCCGATGGTTCTGAAAACAAACAATTAACCGATTTAAAACAAATCAGCAGCTCACCTGCTTTTTCGCCCGATGGGAAATTTATCACGTTTCGGGTAACCAATGAAGCCTATTGGCGAGATGCAAAGAAAATGAAGCTTACCTATGATGAGAAAGCAGGGGATAAAAGACCTATTTGGGTGATAAACTCAGATGGGTCTACTCCCCAAATGGTAGAAGTGCTTCATTATCAATGTGCAATGGATGGAAGCAGAGCGGAAATTAAGTATTAACATTATAAAAAAATAACAGGTATGAGTAAAATAGCCTTGATAGGGGCAGGGGGAAAAATGGGATGCCGCTTGACGGATAATCTCAAAAATTCAGCCTACGAAATGTCGTACGTTGAAATCAGTCCGGCGGGGTTGGAGCGATTGGCGCAAAGGAACATTACGGCTACTTCAGCAGAGGAAGCCGTTCCGCAGGCCGATGTGGTTATTTTGGCCGTTCCCGATATTTATATCGGTCGGGTAGCTGCCGATTTGTTGCCCATGTTTCAACCCGGAGCTATCGTTGTAACGCTCGACCCGGCGGCGGCCGTAGGCGGACATTTACCTAAACGTGAGGATATTACCTATTTTGTGTCGCACCCTACGCACCCTTCCGTCTTCAATTGGGAAGAGGATAAAAAACGTCATTTTGATTATTTCGGGGGGATTACGGCGCACCAGGCCATTGTTTGTGCTTTGATGCAGGGGCCGGAGGAGCACTATCCAATCGGAGAAGAGTTGGCAAAAACCATGTATGCCCCCGTCACTCGTGCGCATCGGATCACGGTAGAGCAAATGGCGATTTTGGAGCCCGGGCTGGCCGAGACGTTCTTAGGGGCGGTCATGTTTACGATGCGGGAAGCTATGGACGAAGTCATCAAAATGGGGGTTCCGAAAGAGGCGGTTTTTGATTTTTTTATGGGGCACATCAACATTGATTTGGCATTGTGCTTCGACCAAATTCCGGGCGGGGTATTTTCGGATGCCTGCTACAAAGCCATTCAAATTGGGAAACCGCTGATTTTCAAAGAAGATTGGAAAAAAGTGCTGGATCCCGAACACGTAAAATACCAAGTAAAAATCATGACCCAACTGCCTTCGTAATCTCCCTTAAACGTTCAATAAATGAATCAACCGAAAATAATCATGCTATGGTTGTTGAGCGCGTTCAGTGTTGTCGCCAACGCCCAAATAAAGGTAAGTGCTGATCACAGATACCTTCAGACCAAAGACGGGAAGCCGTTTTTTTGGTTGGGTGATACCGATTGGGAGCTTTTTCATCGACTTAATCGTGAGGAGGCTGTCGAATTTTTAGAAACGCGTCGGCAACAGGGTTTCAACGTGATTCACGCCGTGGCTTTGGCGGAATTCAACGGGATTCGTCAGCCCAATCGCTACGGAGACATTCCCCTGGTCAACGAAGACCCTTCGCGATTGGCAGTAACTTCGGGTAACGACCCGGCCAATGCCGAAGCCTATGACTATTGGGATCACGTCGATTTTATTATCAAAAAAGCGGCAGAGAAGGGTATGTACATTGGCTTGTTGCCCACTTGGGGTGATAAACTTACGAGGAATTGGGGAGAAGGACCGGTTATTTTTACGGTTGAAAATGCCAAAACCTACGGTAGAATCTTGGGTAAACGCTACGCCAAGCAGTGGAATATCATTTGGATTTTAGGAGGTGACCGCCCGGCAGTGTATAAATCGAGAGAAAAAGGCGTTGATCAACAAGTAGACGACCGACCTATTTGGCGAGCCATGGCGGAGGGCATTACCGAGGGCATGGGATACAAACCGTTTATGACGTACCATCCGCCCGGTGGTTCCAACTCGACCAGTCAGTACATTCATCAGGAAACGTGGTTGGACATGAATGCGATGCAGTCAGGGCACGGCTCGCGGGAATCAAAAGTGTGGGAGCTCGTAAGCCGCGACTTGGCCATTCAACCTCCAAAACCAACCCTTGACATGGAGCCCTGCTATGAGGACCACCCCGTGAATCCATGGGATGGAAAATGGACCCGGCAGCGCGGGTACTTTCATGCCTATGATGTGCGGGCCAGGATTTACCGAGGTATTTTTGCGGGGGCCTGCGGGGTCACTTATGGGCATCATCAAATCTGGCAATTTCTGAATCCGGACCTTAACCCTCCGATCAATATCGGAGATACGCTCATTGGTTGGCGAAAAGCATTGACAGCCGAAGCGGCTACGCAACTCCGGCACCTCAAAAAACTGCTTTTATCGCGACCGTATTTTTCCAGAATTCCCGATCAGAGTCTCATTGTATCAGAGAAAGGGAAAGACTGGACGGATTATATCACAGCAACCCGTGACGAGCAGGGTAGCTATGCTCTTATCTATTTGCCCCAAAATCAACCCATTACGGTAGATGTAAGCAAATTGTCGGGGAAAAATAAATCCGTGGCTTGGTTTGATCCCCGTACGGGCAAATTCAGCAACAGGACAATTCTGAATACTTCCGGTTCTCAAACATTCACTCCGCCCAAAGGGGGAAAAGATTGGGTATTGGTGATTGATGATGCCGGTAAAAAATACGCGTTAAATTGAAATGGTTTGAATAACGATATAATAATGAGAAAAATAGCCCTCCTTTTTTTATTGACCGCTGTACTCTTTAAAGCACAAACGTTTGCCCAAAATA
Above is a window of Runella slithyformis DSM 19594 DNA encoding:
- a CDS encoding SusC/RagA family TonB-linked outer membrane protein, whose protein sequence is MKRKLLYYKVLVLSLISTLSFAQNVDVKGRVADVKGDAIYGVNIVVKGSNQGTVTNDKGDYSISVKKGATLTFSYIGFAAKEVVVGNNSVINVSLTPQDNVLNEVVVTALGIKKEKKALGYSVSEIKGEDLTQARTNNMANSLQGKVAGLNISAPASGPAGSTRIVIRGNGSISGNNQPLIVVDGIPVNNDNLGNAGMWGGGDRGDGISSLNPDEIENISVLKGATAAALYGSRASNGAILVTTKGGKAGKGIGVEVNSNFVGEDLLIRKFENYQYVYGAGNNGVKPTTVQEALTSNSWGGKLDGTSVIQFDGKSRPYSAVKDNMTNFYQTGSTFTNSVALTGATESVTYRFSMNDLNNKSVIPGAGLKRNNFALNVNGNLGKRLSFVSNVKYVIEKATNRPRLSDSPGSATYAINAMPTSLSVAALKESQVTDQNYELTWSDNIYIQNPYYAAAEWKNSDKKNRIIGAFEPRFNITDWLYVKGRLGFDNFNYRYQDITPYGTPFSTRGNYNVSNRNFTETNADLMLGFDKKITEKIGVNVLVGGNQMRQTYLNSNYGSGALNIPFFYDISNGDPSGRGIGEQLVRKRINSVYGSAEFSYNSYLYVTATARNDWFSTLAPGNNSILYPSVGASFVLSEAVKLPSVINYLKLRSSWAQAGGDTDPYNLSLYYGLSGAHLGAPLAQINGGQVPNAALQPLTSTTFEAGFDTRLFNNRVGIDFAYYTRKTTNDIVGATISATSGYSNALFNVGEIENKGVELLINYKAVSGKDFSWDASFNMGYNNNKVVTLYKDLSTIRVDENRTRTAYINHVVGLPYSQVQGFDFKRDAAGNVVHDAQGFPIQGALKNFGTGVAPLTLGFNNSFRYKGVGVSFLIDGKFGGYIFSGTNSYAYRRGLTVETLEGREGGLVGKGVNEKGEPNSVKVSAQDYASRVANNIATPFVYSSDFLKLRQIIIDYSIPSKVLGRSPFKSASVSIVGRNLLILMKDTPNIDPESTYNNSNAQGLELAGVPVTRTLGLNVNLKF
- a CDS encoding SusD/RagB family nutrient-binding outer membrane lipoprotein, with product MIRKLIILWALVFSLGSCTKDFETINVNPNAPSAVPLDYLLAQSTLFITGEGGDPGYRSWRTNFIYAAMMMQHMSSVEVGFYRGTVYTFQGDLSAAWFERAYPNSIKNLVNLIELAKKDPKQVNILSMARILRVIEMGVLTDVYGDVPYSEAGYGALTGVFSPKYDAQKDIYADMLKELEEAGNALSASAYIPKTADLVYGGDVNKWKRAANSLMLRFAMRMQKVDAAGAQAWAKKAADRGLMTGIEDSFGVKFANTGAGNNSNPNSWNMFPGGRGIVTADNIQWGRTYIEAMKARKDPRLGVISALKSGDKTPEKQIGLPIGTDATMLAALPAPLNARANYSRPAPNMYALDNTQFVMTYTESELLEAEAIERGWITGTAKTSYDNALRAGIRQINSYGGSLTDADAAAYLAANPYPVAGTLEAKMEAIHTEFWMSTGSLLQHIEAWANWRRTGYPKLTPVNYPGNETNGQIPRRLRYSQGEYGVNPGIDAANARQGADLFTTRIWWDK
- a CDS encoding VCBS repeat-containing protein → MKPFPLFIFIFVFYSCSPSDSVFEKLDSSDTNITFVNKIEETEKDNVLNYEYFYNGGGVAAADFNNDGLTDLYFTANQGEDKLYLNKGNLTFEDVTETAGISWNGEWKTGVTVVDINRDGWQDIYVSVSGNIDRPELRRNKLYINNGALASEGKGGVRFTEKAAEYGLDLNTYTTQTAFFDYDNDGDLDAYVLNHNVKDFKRFDVGAVHFMRDSLAGHRLMRNDNGKFSDVSIQAGIKGNPIGFGLGISTADVNGDGFMDIYVSNDYIENDYLYINNGDGTFTDQIAEATNHVSYFSMGNDIGDVNNDLLPDIITMDMLPEDNKRQKLLFGPDKYEAYLSMLRNGLHNQTMRNMLQLNIGSARSREKITHFSEIGQLAGISNTDWSWSALLADYDNDGFQDLFITNGYLRDYTNNDFIKYYAEIGENNNQSVLEVIKKMPSTKTPNYIFRNNQNLTFSNKQTEWGFDTPVISNGAVYADLDNDGDLEIVTNNINEPAYVYKNLSSEAGKTNYLNIQLPSSKSITGTKIYAYSGELQQYRAFTPTHGYESSMLTPVHFGLGTHKTVDSLVVIWPDGKAQKVTNVASNQLLKLSYSPNATWSSPTAKPLFEETNSLVFEHKQMPVNDFSRQLLLPHMYSYQGPRMAKGDVNKDGLEDVYIGGGKGQPGELFLQQKGENGSSRFVLKEQAAFKQDELCTDTDAVFFDVDKDGDLDLYVTSGGYEYLPNDLMLQNRLYLNDGKGNFTKDVERLVPENFADSNVELIDFDRDGDMDLFVCGSAVPQEYPRFNPSRLYRNDGGKFTKVVNPEFENLGVLTDACVLDFDKDGYDDIVAVGEWTSLIRLKNDKGVFKKVSDALDKTTGFWQSIMAADFDNDGDKDLMVGNYGLNTQWKASPELPMSLNTDDFDGNGRLDPILSYFIQGKSYPAYSKDELSDQLVPLKKAYTSHESYASATTEEVLAIFKDKKPQKQEINMLATTYFVNNNGTIEPKNLPIEAQFAPVYAILSEDLNGDGFKDVLLAGNQTRGRVRMGNIDANYGQVFLNDKKGGFKYLPQSQSGLYIKGEVRGMLMVGNQLIVSKNSAKAMVYRKK
- a CDS encoding AraC family transcriptional regulator, which encodes MEPSYRLIQSQANRSFVFKLEPFGLHTRWHYHPEIELIYFMEGRTSAVIGESFQEFEEGDLVLLGANFPHVLQESKEFVRLHPEIAPFGLIVQFTDTFLGNDFIQKPELKPIQTLLSKAKRGLKFHKSSVEKVSDSLHKMQYLNDTRKLISLLEVLAELAETAEFDYLTPKDYFYDHTQDEDRMVRVNEYVYKHFADTITIADVAKIANMTESSFCRYFKSRTLKHFTRFLNEVRVSHACKVLRNGQSVTDAFFESGFNNQSYFNQQFKKIQKMTPMDYQKWKLKGVNPIKPKEPSISSGTPLL
- a CDS encoding sugar phosphate isomerase/epimerase family protein, whose amino-acid sequence is MMQLGIGSYTFTWAVGVAGFMPDRPLSIDQLLDNAHRLGVKRVQFCDNLPLLHTDFKTDRVIEVGTRGLTVTNLLNYLEVCKRFHSPFLRVVIDEADYHPSEQEVIAVIQSVIEDFKQANVILAIENHDRFTVASLVRIIQQTDPQWVGICLDTANSLGAGEGIEEVVKGLAPYTVNLHVKDFTIQRAWHNMGFVVEGCPAGKGMLNVPWVLEQLRPYQRCLSATLEIWSNPETTIEATVEKEAAWAKESISYLKPLF